In Nasonia vitripennis strain AsymCx chromosome 2, Nvit_psr_1.1, whole genome shotgun sequence, a genomic segment contains:
- the LOC100122290 gene encoding cyclin-dependent kinase 12 isoform X5 yields the protein MSDMPSSRDIERAERNGRYKPARRKDSSSSLSGGGGVEPSSSNSRGPHAYEVAAAAAAAAVATSVGAEAVAGSAKRHRRHGKSGRTSSKKKKKRSRDDKLLAGSQSLTSKKPLVEYSDVSSEDLSEPEAGEIQSEGNSYTDGELPDSAAGGHHLQRTRYYGGGLSPISLSPTPPAMHSRHSKKQLYDEDMSEHYAPEDERRRLSSRRKEKKHKRDKKKKRSSLSPLSSSSGLGKKKKRKSKRASRSLSPNVIVAGNELLHSQALANWRLQHPGPSPPMMTLKDSTSPISPATPPERRSPSDMELESPPPPSSRHPLTPPPQGHHKQQHVSSPHTPLLPPRATTPDGHHQSKSKSGHHSPDSRHKSHSSPNHVSSSRRRPHSPSPPPSRRREHSPPRRRDYSPNHSSMHRIGRHSPSPSLSSRRRDFSPSPGSHRRSRADEMLLRSPTSSKRRRRDESARRHRHEKDRRDKRKARSPVGSRLTGHLSRSRSRSPHRWRKSSRSQSRSRRRSRTPKKSRSPSGKHKSSRKHRSKSPRISRIPSPVHRLSRKSPTSIHERNLKVQAKISETSLFAELVKDRNMRELAFKKLQAAQEKANQDEVQIIEGSDEKDNSNGSSSTTTVMNDKSSTAATTPCASMDLTCDVVDIPVPTMANTPTSITMPAAQTQTQLQVPPTVVPVVPVVNTPVPPLSVSASVNLTGSATFSATTATTTTAILQTPAASEEVPSAAKTPPLPGPSATIIPQQQKTETANTASVHVGATVPSQSIRIYNSPALGNDAPASVNTPAILVTGVQSVPPATQQIPSQQQLQQLQQLQLLQQQQQLHQQQQQQIQQQLQQQQQQQQQQQQQQHHHHHPEIKTGPSQVPALVPLPVPAPPSSTVSAAPVVAHPHNVVTVPTPTPASVIPISPAIAKFSTPNNLVTLKTAEPSKPLISFKTKSLSKLPLPPGINQNDLESIDSPPSRSPSPPPVPVTPKAPTKVVLPTTPMIAAATAPTTPKPTSHRKSIKDLPMPPVTVVPGSEDLSGEDDATATPPRNKVERIPPKPKLKRPKILKRRTSRNNHMPMSASGGKDWGERCVDVFKVIDQIGEGTYGQVYKAQDKREKVIVALKKVRLENEKDGFPITAVREIKILRQLNHKNIVNLREIVTDKQDALDFRNDKGSFYLVFEYMDHDLMGLLESGMVDFNEMNNASIMKQLLDGLNYCHSKNFLHRDIKCSNILMNNKGEVKLADFGLARLYNAEDRQRPYTNKVITLWYRPPELLLGEERYGPAIDVWSCGCILGELFLKKPLFQANVEMMQLDIISKVCGTPTPAVWPSVIKLPLWHTLKPKKTYRRRLREDFSFMPAAALDLLDEMLVLDPEKRITAADALKSPWLKNVQPEQMPSPQLPTWQDCHELWSKKRRRQLQGQKDNSQGRVPLLTVPNRGGVQKPIEDLSDVGGSSKRLKMEAGYNSHRYNSELQMGGDGMFGQGGPFTSSPYGYNSPPLIKPRNNPKEGSHFPEYVSEDTLARKLSNLTGALNQGKPISVDDLMSLRTDNETDPKAAQLLAELQTELRLASSSRQSGLLDPHQPVLNPPILDAPFPATSTSQKGNFDAHAVYAGDDAVSSGRWSQLATAGVRTALSALMSRYGLEPYNPPPVTVNRPPD from the exons ATGA GTGACATGCCTAGCAGTCGTGATATCGAACGCGCGGAACGCAACGGACGTTACAAGCCCGCGCGCAGGaaggacagcagcagcagcctgaGCGGCGGAGGTGGCGTCGAgccgagcagcagcaacagtcgAGGGCCCCACGCGTACGAGgtagcggcagcggcggcagctgcAGCGGTCGCCACGTCGGTCGGTGCCGAGGCGGTCGCCGGCTCGGCCAAGCGGCACCGTAGGCATGGCAAGAGCGGCCGCACCTCCtccaagaagaagaagaagcgctcgcgcgacgaCAAGCTGCTCGCGGGCTCGCAGTCCCTGACTAGCAAGAAGCCCCTGGTCGAGTACTCGGACGTCTCGAGCGAAGACCTCTCCGAGCCCGAGGCCGGCGAGATCCAGTCCGAGGGCAACAGCTACACCGACGGTGAGCTGCCCGACTCGGCCGCCGGCGGTCACCACCTGCAGCGCACCCGCTACTATGGGGGTGGCCTCTCGCCTATCAGCCTCTCGCCGACGCCACCAGCCATGCACTCTCGACACTCCAAGAAGCAGCTCTACGACGAGGATATGTCCGAGCACTACGCCCCGGAGGACGAGCGCCGTCGTCTGTCCTCGCGGCGCAAGGAGAAGAAGCACAAGCGcgacaagaagaagaagcgctcGAGCCTGAGCCCTCTGAGCTCCAGCAGCGGCCTTggcaaaaagaagaagcgcAAGTCCAAGCGGGCCTCGCGCAGTCTCAGTCCCAACGTCATCGTCGCCGGCAACGAGCTGCTCCACTCCCAGGCCCTGGCCAACTGGCGGCTCCAGCACCCGGGGCCCTCGCCGCCTATGATGACGCTCAAGGACAGCACGTCACCCATCTCGCCGGCCACGCCGCCCGAGCGGCGCTCGCCCAGCGACATGGAGCTcgagtcgccgccgccgccctcCTCGCGACACCCCCTAACGCCCCCGCCCCAGGGCCATCACAAGCAGCAGCACGTGTCTTCGCCACACACGCCACTGCTGCCGCCGCGGGCCACCACGCCCGACGGCCACCACCAGTCCAAGTCCAAGTCCGGCCACCACAGCCCGGACTCGCGCCACAAGTCGCACTCGAGCCCGAACCACGTAAGCTCGAGTCGGCGCAGGCCCCACAGTCCTAGCCCGCCGCCCAGTCGGCGCCGCGAGCACAGTCCGCCCCGGCGGAGGGACTACAGTCCCAACCACTCGTCCATGCACAGGATCGGCAGGCACAGTCCCAGTCCGTCCCTGTCGTCGCGTCGCCGGGACTTCAGCCCGAGTCCCGGCTCGCACAGAAGGAGCAGGGCCGACGAAATGCTGCTCAGGTCGCCGACGTCCAGCAAGAGGAGAAGGCGGGACGAGTCTGCCCGGAGACACAGGCACGAGAAGGACCGGAGGGATAAGAGGAAGGCCAGAAGCCCCGTTGGCTCCAG ACTGACGGGCCACCTGTCGCGCTCGCGATCTCGCAGTCCGCACCGCTGGCGCAAGAGTTCGCGCTCGCAGTCTCGATCGAGACGACGCAGTCGGACGCCCAAGAAGTCGCGCTCTCCCAGCGGAAAGCACAAGTCCTCGCGCAAGCACCGCTCCAAGAGTCCACGGATCTCGCGCATACCCTCACCGGTACATCGCTTGAGCCGGAAGTCGCCCACTAGCATTCACGAGCGAAACCTCAAGGTTCAGGCTAAAATCAGCGAGACCAGTCTCTTCGCCGAGCTCGTCAAAGACCGAAATATGAGGGAACTAGCCTTCAAAAAGTTGCAGGCAGCCCAGGAGAAGGCCAATCAGGACGAGGTGCAGATAATCGAGGGCTCTGATGAAAAGGACAACAGCAATGGCTCTTCATCCACGACGACCGTCATGAACGACAAGTCTTCGACGGCAGCGACGACGCCCTGCGCGAGTATGGACTTGACGTGCGACGTCGTCGACATACCCGTACCGACAATGGCCAATACTCCAACCTCGATAACCATGCCTGCT GCTCAGACGCAAACGCAGTTGCAGGTTCCTCCAACGGTCGTGCCGGTTGTACCAGTGGTTAACACTCCTGTGCCACCATTGTCTGTATCTGCGAGCGTTAATCTTACAGGTTCGGCGACGTTTAGCGcaacgacggcgacgacgactacaGCAATATTACAAACGCCGGCTGCTTCGGAAGAAGTCCCGTCGGCTGCTAAGACGCCTCCGTTGCCAGGACCCTCTGCGACGATCATCCCGCAGCAACAAAAGACCGAGACCGCGAACACCGCGTCGGTACACGTTGGTGCTACCGTGCCCTCGCAATCCATTCGTATATACAATTCTCCGGCGCTTGGTAACGATGCGCCAGCTAGTGTCAATACCCCGGCTATCTTGGTCACAG GTGTACAGTCTGTTCCTCCGGCAACTCAACAGATACCGTCGCAGCAACAATTACAACAGCTTCAACAGCTGCAGCTGctacaacaacagcagcaattgcatcagcagcaacagcaacaaatCCAGCAGCAGttgcaacaacagcaacaacaacagcaacaacaacagcagcagcaacaccatcatcatcatcccgAGATCAAGACAGGTCCATCTCAAGTGCCTGCCCTAGTGCCTCTTCCCGTGCCAGCTCCGCCTTCCTCCACAGTTTCCGCCGCGCCCGTGGTTGCGCATCCTCATAATGTAGTCACTGTTCCTACTCCGACGCCAGCATCCGTTATTCCTATTTCTCCTGCAATCGCCAAATTCAGTACACCCAACAATCTGGTTACCCTCAAAACAGCAGAGCCATCTAAGCCGCTTATTTCTTTCAAGACTAAGAGCTTGTCTAAACTCCCTCTGCCACCGGGCATTAACCAGAATGATCTGGAAAGCATAGACTCACCACCAAGCCGTTCACCAAGTCCACCACCCGTGCCCGTCACTCCTAAAGCGCCCACGAAAGTTGTCTTGCCCACAACGCCCATGATAGCCGCAGCTACGGCACCCACAACGCCAAAACCGACGTCTCATAGGAAGAGTATCAAAGATCTGCCGATGCCACCAG tTACAGTTGTACCAGGTTCGGAAGATCTCAGTGGAGAGGACGATGCCACAGCTACTCCACCGCGAAATAAAGTAGAACGAATACCTCCTAAACCAAAGCTAAAGAGACCTAAAATCCTAAAGAGAAGAACCTCCCGCAATAATCACATGCCAATGTCAGCGTCGGGCGGAAAAGACTGGGGTGAGAGATGTGTCGATGTATTTAAGGTTATCGATCAAATCGGCGAAGGTACTTATGGTCAGGTGTACAAGGCGCAAgacaagagagaaaaagtaatCGTTGCCTTGAAGAAAGTTCGATTGGAGAATGAGAAGGACGGTTTTCCTATTACGGCTGTACGtgaaatcaaaatattacGACAGCTTAACCACAAAAATATTGTCAATCTTCGAGAAATTGTAACGGATAAGCAAGATGCTCTGGATTTTAGAAAT GACAAAGGATCTTTCTATTTAGTTTTCGAATACATGGATCATGATTTGATGGGCCTGTTAGAATCAGGAATGGTAGATTTTAACGAAATGAATAACGCGAGCATCATGAAACAATTGTTAGACGGTTTGAATTACTGTCATAGCAAGAATTTTTTGCATCGTGATATAAAGTGTTCCAATATTCTTATGAATAATAA GGGTGAAGTCAAGTTAGCTGATTTTGGTTTGGCAAGACTTTATAATGCTGAAGACAGGCAACGTCCTTACACCAATAAGGTCATTACCCTTTGGTATAGACCACCAGAATTACTGTTGGGAGAGGAGCGTTATGGTCCCGCTATAGACGTGTGGAGTTGCGGATGCATTTTAGGAGAACTGTTCTTAAAGAAACCACTTTTCCAA GCTAATGTAGAAATGATGCAGTTAGATATCATTTCCAAAGTTTGTGGTACGCCGACGCCAGCAGTATGGCCATCTGTGATAAAGCTGCCACTCTGGCACACATTAAAACCGAAAAAGACGTACAGACGACGGCTTCGGGAAGATTTCTCATTTATGCCTGCAGCAGCTTTGGATTTATTGGATGAAATGTTGGTATTAGATCCAGAAAAACGTATAACGGCTGCTGATGCATTAAAAAGCCCTTGGCTGAAAAACGTGCAACCAGAACA AATGCCATCGCCTCAATTGCCAACATGGCAAGATTGTCATGAGCTGTGGAGTAAAAAGAGAAGACGTCAATTACAAGGACAAAAAGATAATTCACAGGGCAGAGTTCCTCTTCTGACCGTACCAAATAGAGGTGGCGTACAAAAACCGATAGAGGATCTATCTGACGTCGGGGG ATCATCTAAAAGATTGAAAATGGAGGCAGGCTACAATTCCCATCGATACAATTCAGAATTACAGATGGGTGGAGATGGAATGTTTGGTCAAGGTGGTCCATTTACTTCTTCACCTTATGGCTACAACAGTCCTCCACTGATTAAACCTAGGAACAACCCAAAAGAAGGATCCCATTTTCCAGAATATGTGTCTGAAGATACCCTTGCTCGTAAATTGAGTAATCTAACTGGTGCTTTAAATCAAGGAAAGCCTATCAGTGTCGATGATCTTATGTCTCTTAGGACTGATAATGAG ACTGATCCCAAGGCAGCACAACTACTTGCAGAATTACAGACTGAGTTACGCTTGGCCAGTAGTTCAAGACAAAGTGGCTTGCTTGATCCTCATCAGCCAGTTCTCAACCCACCGATACTAG ATGCACCTTTTCCAGCCACAAGCACGAGCCAGAAAGGTAACTTTGATGCACATGCCGTGTACGCCGGAGATGACGCGGTCAGTTCCGGAAGATGGTCCCAACTTGCGACGGCCGGTGTACGGACAGCTCTATCCGCTCTTATGTCGCGATACGGTTTGGAGCCGTACAATCCTCCTCCTGTTACCGTCAATCGACCACCAG ATTGA
- the LOC100122290 gene encoding cyclin-dependent kinase 12 isoform X3, whose protein sequence is MPSSRDIERAERNGRYKPARRKDSSSSLSGGGGVEPSSSNSRGPHAYEVAAAAAAAAVATSVGAEAVAGSAKRHRRHGKSGRTSSKKKKKRSRDDKLLAGSQSLTSKKPLVEYSDVSSEDLSEPEAGEIQSEGNSYTDGELPDSAAGGHHLQRTRYYGGGLSPISLSPTPPAMHSRHSKKQLYDEDMSEHYAPEDERRRLSSRRKEKKHKRDKKKKRSSLSPLSSSSGLGKKKKRKSKRASRSLSPNVIVAGNELLHSQALANWRLQHPGPSPPMMTLKDSTSPISPATPPERRSPSDMELESPPPPSSRHPLTPPPQGHHKQQHVSSPHTPLLPPRATTPDGHHQSKSKSGHHSPDSRHKSHSSPNHVSSSRRRPHSPSPPPSRRREHSPPRRRDYSPNHSSMHRIGRHSPSPSLSSRRRDFSPSPGSHRRSRADEMLLRSPTSSKRRRRDESARRHRHEKDRRDKRKARSPVGSRLTGHLSRSRSRSPHRWRKSSRSQSRSRRRSRTPKKSRSPSGKHKSSRKHRSKSPRISRIPSPVHRLSRKSPTSIHERNLKVQAKISETSLFAELVKDRNMRELAFKKLQAAQEKANQDEVQIIEGSDEKDNSNGSSSTTTVMNDKSSTAATTPCASMDLTCDVVDIPVPTMANTPTSITMPAAQTQTQLQVPPTVVPVVPVVNTPVPPLSVSASVNLTGSATFSATTATTTTAILQTPAASEEVPSAAKTPPLPGPSATIIPQQQKTETANTASVHVGATVPSQSIRIYNSPALGNDAPASVNTPAILVTGVQSVPPATQQIPSQQQLQQLQQLQLLQQQQQLHQQQQQQIQQQLQQQQQQQQQQQQQQHHHHHPEIKTGPSQVPALVPLPVPAPPSSTVSAAPVVAHPHNVVTVPTPTPASVIPISPAIAKFSTPNNLVTLKTAEPSKPLISFKTKSLSKLPLPPGINQNDLESIDSPPSRSPSPPPVPVTPKAPTKVVLPTTPMIAAATAPTTPKPTSHRKSIKDLPMPPVTVVPGSEDLSGEDDATATPPRNKVERIPPKPKLKRPKILKRRTSRNNHMPMSASGGKDWGERCVDVFKVIDQIGEGTYGQVYKAQDKREKVIVALKKVRLENEKDGFPITAVREIKILRQLNHKNIVNLREIVTDKQDALDFRNDKGSFYLVFEYMDHDLMGLLESGMVDFNEMNNASIMKQLLDGLNYCHSKNFLHRDIKCSNILMNNKGEVKLADFGLARLYNAEDRQRPYTNKVITLWYRPPELLLGEERYGPAIDVWSCGCILGELFLKKPLFQANVEMMQLDIISKVCGTPTPAVWPSVIKLPLWHTLKPKKTYRRRLREDFSFMPAAALDLLDEMLVLDPEKRITAADALKSPWLKNVQPEQMPSPQLPTWQDCHELWSKKRRRQLQGQKDNSQGRVPLLTVPNRGGVQKPIEDLSDVGGSSKRLKMEAGYNSHRYNSELQMGGDGMFGQGGPFTSSPYGYNSPPLIKPRNNPKEGSHFPEYVSEDTLARKLSNLTGALNQGKPISVDDLMSLRTDNETDPKAAQLLAELQTELRLASSSRQSGLLDPHQPVLNPPILDAPFPATSTSQKGNFDAHAVYAGDDAVSSGRWSQLATAGVRTALSALMSRYGLEPYNPPPVTVNRPPGKLVASLPNNIFLPSTSSQSAFSS, encoded by the exons ATGCCTAGCAGTCGTGATATCGAACGCGCGGAACGCAACGGACGTTACAAGCCCGCGCGCAGGaaggacagcagcagcagcctgaGCGGCGGAGGTGGCGTCGAgccgagcagcagcaacagtcgAGGGCCCCACGCGTACGAGgtagcggcagcggcggcagctgcAGCGGTCGCCACGTCGGTCGGTGCCGAGGCGGTCGCCGGCTCGGCCAAGCGGCACCGTAGGCATGGCAAGAGCGGCCGCACCTCCtccaagaagaagaagaagcgctcgcgcgacgaCAAGCTGCTCGCGGGCTCGCAGTCCCTGACTAGCAAGAAGCCCCTGGTCGAGTACTCGGACGTCTCGAGCGAAGACCTCTCCGAGCCCGAGGCCGGCGAGATCCAGTCCGAGGGCAACAGCTACACCGACGGTGAGCTGCCCGACTCGGCCGCCGGCGGTCACCACCTGCAGCGCACCCGCTACTATGGGGGTGGCCTCTCGCCTATCAGCCTCTCGCCGACGCCACCAGCCATGCACTCTCGACACTCCAAGAAGCAGCTCTACGACGAGGATATGTCCGAGCACTACGCCCCGGAGGACGAGCGCCGTCGTCTGTCCTCGCGGCGCAAGGAGAAGAAGCACAAGCGcgacaagaagaagaagcgctcGAGCCTGAGCCCTCTGAGCTCCAGCAGCGGCCTTggcaaaaagaagaagcgcAAGTCCAAGCGGGCCTCGCGCAGTCTCAGTCCCAACGTCATCGTCGCCGGCAACGAGCTGCTCCACTCCCAGGCCCTGGCCAACTGGCGGCTCCAGCACCCGGGGCCCTCGCCGCCTATGATGACGCTCAAGGACAGCACGTCACCCATCTCGCCGGCCACGCCGCCCGAGCGGCGCTCGCCCAGCGACATGGAGCTcgagtcgccgccgccgccctcCTCGCGACACCCCCTAACGCCCCCGCCCCAGGGCCATCACAAGCAGCAGCACGTGTCTTCGCCACACACGCCACTGCTGCCGCCGCGGGCCACCACGCCCGACGGCCACCACCAGTCCAAGTCCAAGTCCGGCCACCACAGCCCGGACTCGCGCCACAAGTCGCACTCGAGCCCGAACCACGTAAGCTCGAGTCGGCGCAGGCCCCACAGTCCTAGCCCGCCGCCCAGTCGGCGCCGCGAGCACAGTCCGCCCCGGCGGAGGGACTACAGTCCCAACCACTCGTCCATGCACAGGATCGGCAGGCACAGTCCCAGTCCGTCCCTGTCGTCGCGTCGCCGGGACTTCAGCCCGAGTCCCGGCTCGCACAGAAGGAGCAGGGCCGACGAAATGCTGCTCAGGTCGCCGACGTCCAGCAAGAGGAGAAGGCGGGACGAGTCTGCCCGGAGACACAGGCACGAGAAGGACCGGAGGGATAAGAGGAAGGCCAGAAGCCCCGTTGGCTCCAG ACTGACGGGCCACCTGTCGCGCTCGCGATCTCGCAGTCCGCACCGCTGGCGCAAGAGTTCGCGCTCGCAGTCTCGATCGAGACGACGCAGTCGGACGCCCAAGAAGTCGCGCTCTCCCAGCGGAAAGCACAAGTCCTCGCGCAAGCACCGCTCCAAGAGTCCACGGATCTCGCGCATACCCTCACCGGTACATCGCTTGAGCCGGAAGTCGCCCACTAGCATTCACGAGCGAAACCTCAAGGTTCAGGCTAAAATCAGCGAGACCAGTCTCTTCGCCGAGCTCGTCAAAGACCGAAATATGAGGGAACTAGCCTTCAAAAAGTTGCAGGCAGCCCAGGAGAAGGCCAATCAGGACGAGGTGCAGATAATCGAGGGCTCTGATGAAAAGGACAACAGCAATGGCTCTTCATCCACGACGACCGTCATGAACGACAAGTCTTCGACGGCAGCGACGACGCCCTGCGCGAGTATGGACTTGACGTGCGACGTCGTCGACATACCCGTACCGACAATGGCCAATACTCCAACCTCGATAACCATGCCTGCT GCTCAGACGCAAACGCAGTTGCAGGTTCCTCCAACGGTCGTGCCGGTTGTACCAGTGGTTAACACTCCTGTGCCACCATTGTCTGTATCTGCGAGCGTTAATCTTACAGGTTCGGCGACGTTTAGCGcaacgacggcgacgacgactacaGCAATATTACAAACGCCGGCTGCTTCGGAAGAAGTCCCGTCGGCTGCTAAGACGCCTCCGTTGCCAGGACCCTCTGCGACGATCATCCCGCAGCAACAAAAGACCGAGACCGCGAACACCGCGTCGGTACACGTTGGTGCTACCGTGCCCTCGCAATCCATTCGTATATACAATTCTCCGGCGCTTGGTAACGATGCGCCAGCTAGTGTCAATACCCCGGCTATCTTGGTCACAG GTGTACAGTCTGTTCCTCCGGCAACTCAACAGATACCGTCGCAGCAACAATTACAACAGCTTCAACAGCTGCAGCTGctacaacaacagcagcaattgcatcagcagcaacagcaacaaatCCAGCAGCAGttgcaacaacagcaacaacaacagcaacaacaacagcagcagcaacaccatcatcatcatcccgAGATCAAGACAGGTCCATCTCAAGTGCCTGCCCTAGTGCCTCTTCCCGTGCCAGCTCCGCCTTCCTCCACAGTTTCCGCCGCGCCCGTGGTTGCGCATCCTCATAATGTAGTCACTGTTCCTACTCCGACGCCAGCATCCGTTATTCCTATTTCTCCTGCAATCGCCAAATTCAGTACACCCAACAATCTGGTTACCCTCAAAACAGCAGAGCCATCTAAGCCGCTTATTTCTTTCAAGACTAAGAGCTTGTCTAAACTCCCTCTGCCACCGGGCATTAACCAGAATGATCTGGAAAGCATAGACTCACCACCAAGCCGTTCACCAAGTCCACCACCCGTGCCCGTCACTCCTAAAGCGCCCACGAAAGTTGTCTTGCCCACAACGCCCATGATAGCCGCAGCTACGGCACCCACAACGCCAAAACCGACGTCTCATAGGAAGAGTATCAAAGATCTGCCGATGCCACCAG tTACAGTTGTACCAGGTTCGGAAGATCTCAGTGGAGAGGACGATGCCACAGCTACTCCACCGCGAAATAAAGTAGAACGAATACCTCCTAAACCAAAGCTAAAGAGACCTAAAATCCTAAAGAGAAGAACCTCCCGCAATAATCACATGCCAATGTCAGCGTCGGGCGGAAAAGACTGGGGTGAGAGATGTGTCGATGTATTTAAGGTTATCGATCAAATCGGCGAAGGTACTTATGGTCAGGTGTACAAGGCGCAAgacaagagagaaaaagtaatCGTTGCCTTGAAGAAAGTTCGATTGGAGAATGAGAAGGACGGTTTTCCTATTACGGCTGTACGtgaaatcaaaatattacGACAGCTTAACCACAAAAATATTGTCAATCTTCGAGAAATTGTAACGGATAAGCAAGATGCTCTGGATTTTAGAAAT GACAAAGGATCTTTCTATTTAGTTTTCGAATACATGGATCATGATTTGATGGGCCTGTTAGAATCAGGAATGGTAGATTTTAACGAAATGAATAACGCGAGCATCATGAAACAATTGTTAGACGGTTTGAATTACTGTCATAGCAAGAATTTTTTGCATCGTGATATAAAGTGTTCCAATATTCTTATGAATAATAA GGGTGAAGTCAAGTTAGCTGATTTTGGTTTGGCAAGACTTTATAATGCTGAAGACAGGCAACGTCCTTACACCAATAAGGTCATTACCCTTTGGTATAGACCACCAGAATTACTGTTGGGAGAGGAGCGTTATGGTCCCGCTATAGACGTGTGGAGTTGCGGATGCATTTTAGGAGAACTGTTCTTAAAGAAACCACTTTTCCAA GCTAATGTAGAAATGATGCAGTTAGATATCATTTCCAAAGTTTGTGGTACGCCGACGCCAGCAGTATGGCCATCTGTGATAAAGCTGCCACTCTGGCACACATTAAAACCGAAAAAGACGTACAGACGACGGCTTCGGGAAGATTTCTCATTTATGCCTGCAGCAGCTTTGGATTTATTGGATGAAATGTTGGTATTAGATCCAGAAAAACGTATAACGGCTGCTGATGCATTAAAAAGCCCTTGGCTGAAAAACGTGCAACCAGAACA AATGCCATCGCCTCAATTGCCAACATGGCAAGATTGTCATGAGCTGTGGAGTAAAAAGAGAAGACGTCAATTACAAGGACAAAAAGATAATTCACAGGGCAGAGTTCCTCTTCTGACCGTACCAAATAGAGGTGGCGTACAAAAACCGATAGAGGATCTATCTGACGTCGGGGG ATCATCTAAAAGATTGAAAATGGAGGCAGGCTACAATTCCCATCGATACAATTCAGAATTACAGATGGGTGGAGATGGAATGTTTGGTCAAGGTGGTCCATTTACTTCTTCACCTTATGGCTACAACAGTCCTCCACTGATTAAACCTAGGAACAACCCAAAAGAAGGATCCCATTTTCCAGAATATGTGTCTGAAGATACCCTTGCTCGTAAATTGAGTAATCTAACTGGTGCTTTAAATCAAGGAAAGCCTATCAGTGTCGATGATCTTATGTCTCTTAGGACTGATAATGAG ACTGATCCCAAGGCAGCACAACTACTTGCAGAATTACAGACTGAGTTACGCTTGGCCAGTAGTTCAAGACAAAGTGGCTTGCTTGATCCTCATCAGCCAGTTCTCAACCCACCGATACTAG ATGCACCTTTTCCAGCCACAAGCACGAGCCAGAAAGGTAACTTTGATGCACATGCCGTGTACGCCGGAGATGACGCGGTCAGTTCCGGAAGATGGTCCCAACTTGCGACGGCCGGTGTACGGACAGCTCTATCCGCTCTTATGTCGCGATACGGTTTGGAGCCGTACAATCCTCCTCCTGTTACCGTCAATCGACCACCAGGTAAACTGGTCGCTAGCCTGCCGAATAATATTTTCCTGCCCTCGACGTCCTCTCAATCTGCGTTCAGCTCCTAA